The Terriglobus roseus sequence ACCCGCTGAACTATACGCATCCGACCGATCCGCTGAATCTGTACCTCAAGACATCGCTCTACGGCGGCGCCATTATCGCAGCGCCGTTCATCCTCTACCAGATCTGGCTCTTCATCTCGCCCGGCATGTATTCGAACGAGAAGAAATACGTCATTCCCTTCATGGTGGCGACGGTCACGCTCTTCTTTGGTGGAGCTTACTTCGGCTATCACTGGGTACTGCCGTCTGCGCTGAAGATGCTGATCGGCGACTTTGGCCATCGCTTCCACCCGATCATCACCATCGAGGATTACAACAGCTTCTTCCTCTCGATCATCTTTGGCCTGGGCATTACGTTTGAGCTGCCGATCCTGATCTTCTTCCTGGCGCTCTTCGGCATCGTGGATGGACGCTTCCTGGTGAAGCATATGCGCTACGCGATCCTGATCATCTTCATCATCGCGGCCATCATCTGCCCACTGCCCGACCCGCTGAGCATGTGCCTTTTTGCCGCACCCATGCTGGTGCTCTACGCCCTGAGCGTAGGCGTGGCCTTCGCCGTAAGTCCGAAGAAAAAAGAGATTCCTGCATAGTGCGCGCCGGTAACTCCGGGTGCCCCACATCTCCCCTCTGAGATGTGGGGTTTCTATTTGCACCCAATAAGTGCCACGAAGAGTAGATCAAACTCGCCCCCTGTCTCAGAGGTGAGAGGGGGCTCCCGCTTCGAGCGCGAAGACAATGCGCCAATTCGTGACGCGAGCGCATCTGACTCATCATGCCTAACGCCCAGCCTATCGACTGGATCGTCTTCCATGCGCTCCTGTTAGTCCTGTTGGGACTCGAAGTCCTGCTGCTTCACAAGACCACGCCAGAGACCGCGCCGCGCCGCTCCTACGCTGCGACCGCGCTCTGGATCCTGGGCGCGATCGCCTTTGGCGGATGGGTCTACGTCCGCATGCACCCACAGCTCGGCCAGGAATTCCTCGCGGGCTACGCGCTGGAAGAGTCGCTGTCGATCGATAATCTGTTCGTCTTCCTGCTGCTCTTCAAGAGCTTCCGCGTTGAGCCTGCGAAGCAGCGCCGCGTGCTCTTCTGGGGCATTCTCGGTGCGGTCATTCTGAGAGCCGGCTTCATCGTCGCGGGCGTGGAACTGCTGGCGAAGTTTGACTGGGTCACCTACATCTTCGCTGTCGTGCTCTTGATCGCAGCCGTGCGATTGGTTTTACCGGAAGATCACGAACACCCGAAGAAGCCTGGCTGGCAGACATGGCTGGAGAAGCGCCAGCCCATCTCTCTTTCGCAGGACGCCTTCACGTCGGTCGAAAACGGCCGCCGCATTCCCACCGTGCTGATGCTGGCTCTAGTGGGCATCGCGTTTGCGGACTTCGTCTTTGCGCTCGACTCCATTCCCGCCGTCCTCTCGATCACGCGACACACATTCATCGCATACACATCGAACATCCTCGCGGTCATGGGACTGCGCTCGCTCTTCTTCGTGCTGACCCACGCGCTGGGCAAGCTGGCTTATCTACACTATGGTCTCGCCGCCGTGCTGGCCTTCGCCGCGGGCAAGATGCTTGCCGCACCATGGATCGACGTCACGCCAATGATCTCGCTCGTGGTGATCTTCGCGATTCTGGCCGTGACGATCGTGGTGTCGTTGCTGCTCGAACGCAAGCAGAAGACTGCATAGACGGGTGGCCCATTCTTTCGCGGCGTTATCGCGAATGGGTGGGCTGTGTATCCGGGAGTGCCATTGTCTTCCCGTGAATCCAATCCTGGGAACTGAGGGTCGCGCTTTGCACGATATCCACGCTTTGCTTCGCAAAGAACGGGGCACCCGGATTGGTGGGGCACTCTGACCGAACCCGGCAGGCCTGCGATAATCAGTTGTGAGCGAAATTCGCGTCGAAGCCGCATCGGCTAACTACTCCGTACATATTGGGCAAAACCTTTTGCCGTCTTTGGCCGCGCAATCGGTCGCGCTGGCGAAGAAAGTTTCGCGCGTCTTCATCATCACGTCGCCCGATATCGATAAGCTATGGGGCGAACCTGTCCGCCGCGGCTTTGACGCGCTTGCTGTGCCCTATAAGACACTTCTGATTCCCGCAGGAGAGCAGCACAAGCGTCTGTCGACCATCGAGCGCCTGCTGGAAGAACTGGCAGAAAACGGTGCCGACCGGGACGCGCTTCTGGTGGCTCTTGGCGGCGGCGTTCTGGGTGACATGACAGGCTTCCTCGCTGCCATCTACATGCGTGGTGTGGCATTTGTGCAAGCCCCGACAACACTGCTGTCGCAGGTGGATTCCTCCGTCGGCGGCAAGACCGGAGCGAACCTGAAGGCGGGCAAGAATCTTGTCGGTGCTTTTTACCATCCACTGGCTGTCTTCGCCGATCTGGACACGCTGAAGACGCTGCCTCCGCGCGAGCTGCACGCTGGTTTGCAGGAGTGTGTGAAGGCTGGCGTGATCCGCGACAGCGCGCTCTTTGACTACATGGAGAAGAACGTCGATCTGGTACGCAGCGGCGATCTCGCAGCCATCGCACATGTCGTGAATGCCAGTGTGCAGATGAAGGCAGACGTCGTCGCCGCGGACGAGCGCGAAAGCGGCCTGCGCATGATCCTGAACTTCGGCCACACCGTCGGACATGCGATTGAAGCGGCCACGCACTACAAGGGTCTGCTGCACGGCGAAGCGATCGGCTGGGGCATGATCGCTGCGGCCCGCCTGAGTGAAGCGCGCGGTGTCCTGAGCGAAGCCGATGCGCAACGCATCATCGATCTGGTCTACGCTTATAGCGACCTGCCACGCTTCAACGTGACGGCAGAGCGCCTGGTGATGCTGACCGGCAGCGATAAGAAGAAGCGCAGCGGTACCCTGTCATTCATC is a genomic window containing:
- the aroB gene encoding 3-dehydroquinate synthase; amino-acid sequence: MSEIRVEAASANYSVHIGQNLLPSLAAQSVALAKKVSRVFIITSPDIDKLWGEPVRRGFDALAVPYKTLLIPAGEQHKRLSTIERLLEELAENGADRDALLVALGGGVLGDMTGFLAAIYMRGVAFVQAPTTLLSQVDSSVGGKTGANLKAGKNLVGAFYHPLAVFADLDTLKTLPPRELHAGLQECVKAGVIRDSALFDYMEKNVDLVRSGDLAAIAHVVNASVQMKADVVAADERESGLRMILNFGHTVGHAIEAATHYKGLLHGEAIGWGMIAAARLSEARGVLSEADAQRIIDLVYAYSDLPRFNVTAERLVMLTGSDKKKRSGTLSFIVPTAIGKVDIVTDVTDVELQEAVEQMLVEMRARPIPPPVLP
- the tatC gene encoding twin-arginine translocase subunit TatC gives rise to the protein MPDVIDKAREAVQERAELPGMSLMEHLTELRTRLIRSSIALVICFFIAYIFHEKLFAIITAPIDALHYPLNYTHPTDPLNLYLKTSLYGGAIIAAPFILYQIWLFISPGMYSNEKKYVIPFMVATVTLFFGGAYFGYHWVLPSALKMLIGDFGHRFHPIITIEDYNSFFLSIIFGLGITFELPILIFFLALFGIVDGRFLVKHMRYAILIIFIIAAIICPLPDPLSMCLFAAPMLVLYALSVGVAFAVSPKKKEIPA
- a CDS encoding TerC/Alx family metal homeostasis membrane protein, with translation MPNAQPIDWIVFHALLLVLLGLEVLLLHKTTPETAPRRSYAATALWILGAIAFGGWVYVRMHPQLGQEFLAGYALEESLSIDNLFVFLLLFKSFRVEPAKQRRVLFWGILGAVILRAGFIVAGVELLAKFDWVTYIFAVVLLIAAVRLVLPEDHEHPKKPGWQTWLEKRQPISLSQDAFTSVENGRRIPTVLMLALVGIAFADFVFALDSIPAVLSITRHTFIAYTSNILAVMGLRSLFFVLTHALGKLAYLHYGLAAVLAFAAGKMLAAPWIDVTPMISLVVIFAILAVTIVVSLLLERKQKTA